The sequence below is a genomic window from Lelliottia sp. JS-SCA-14.
CGATCTGAGTGATTGCCCGGCGGCGAAACTGACGCGCGGCGGTAAAACCTTTATTGGCGAACCCGGTCCGATGGGCCGCATTCTGGTTCGCGGCGAAGCGGGCCACGATATTATCCCTGAGCTTTACCCCGTTGCCGGTGAACCGGTCATCGACAAGCCCGGCAAAGGCGCGTTCTATCAGACCGACCTGCATCTGATTTTGCAAAACCACGGTATCAAAACCCTGATCGTCTGCGGCGTCACCACCGAAGTGTGCGTCACCACAACCGTGCGTGAAGCCAACGACCGCGGCTACGAGTGCATCATTCCCGAAGATTGCGTCGGCTCCTACTTCCCTGAATTCCAGAAATACGCGCTGGAGATGATCAAAGCCCAGGGGGCGATTTTCGGCTGGGTCAGCGATGCCAGCGCCATCATCGAAGGGCTGAAAGGCTAACTCACCGCTCCACACTTTCGCACCACCGTTAATTTTCCGTAGCGCCCGATAACCCGCTATGCGGGTTTCTGTTGCCGTCATTCGACCATCGGGCCGCAACCACCAGGCATAATGCTATGAATGTTAAGCACAAGATTTTTAAAAACCTCTATCAGGACTCCGTCTCCCTGATGCAGATCTCCGCGCGCATCAGTAAATTGCCGGGGATCCAAAACGCGTCAGTGGTGATGGGTACGCCCACCAACCTCGACCAGATCCGCGATGCCGGGATGGGCGACGATCTGCCCGCCGGTCCTAACGACCTGATTATCGCGGTGATGGGCGAGGAAGCCGCCTGCACAGAGGCGCTCACGCTCGCAGAAGAACGACTGAAAAGTAAGCCAGACGAAGGCCAGGCCGATACCAAGGCCCCGGATGTGGTGAGCATGGAGATGGCGCTGGAGCAAGTGCCGGACGCGAATCTGGCGCTGATTTCCGTCCCTGGTGATTACGCCGCAGCCGAAGCCATTAAAGCGCTGAACCTCGGCATGAACGTGATGATGTTCAGCGATAACGTCAGCGTTGAGCAGGAAAAAGCGATCAAAATCCTCGCCCGGGAACGCAACCGTATCGTGATGGGGCCAGACTGCGGAACGGCGATTATCAACGGGATCCCTTTAGGCTTCGCCAACGTCGTGAAACGCGGCGAAATTGGCGTGGTTGCCGCGTCGGGTACGGGTTTGCAGGAAGTGACCTGCCGTATCGATCAGCTCGGGGCAGGGATTTCTCAGGCGCTGGGCACCGGCGGGCACGATTTGAGCGAGCACATTGGCGGAATTTCTATGCTGTTCGGCCTGCAGGCGCTGGCTGAGGACGAGTCGACCCGCGTCATTGTGCTGATCTCCAAGCCTCCTTCACAGGCGGTTGCCGAGCGCATTCTTGAGCTGGCGCAGTCCGCCGGGAAACCGGTGGTGGTGAATTTCCTCGGCGCAGATCCACAAACGGTGAACCGCCCGAATGTCACCGCTGCCACCACGCTGGCGGGCACCGCGGACCTCGCCGTCGCACTGCTCAACAACCAGCCACTGCCAGAGACGCATATCGAATCCTCGCAGGCGGAGCTCGCCATGCTGCAACAGTTCAGCCAGCACCTGTCCGCCAGCCACCAGCTTATTCGCGGCGTTTTTGCAGGCGGGACGTTCTGCTATGAAGCCCAGCTGATCTGCCAGCAAAACGGCTTTACCGCCTCGTCAAACACGCCGGTGTCAGGCAATCTCAAACTGGCAGATATCTGGCAGAGCAGCGGCCATACGCTGATCGACATGGGCGACGATGATTTCACGCGCGGTAAGCCGCACCCGATGATCGACCCTACCCTGCGCAACCAACGCCTGATCGCCGAGATCAAGGACCCGCATACCGCCGTGGTGTTGTTCGATTTGGTGCTGGGCTACGGCGCATCGGAGGCTCCGGCTACCGAACTCCTTGAGCAGCTGGCTCATATCGATAAACAACATGCGCCCGTTCTGATTGCCCACGTCTGCGGCACAGAAAGCGACCCTCAACAACGTAGCCGTCAAATCAGCGCTCTGCGCGAGGCGGGCGTGATCATCGCCAGCAGCAATGCTCAGGCCGCCTTTTGGGCAAGCCAGGTGGCGCAGATTCAGATGCAAAAGAAGGAAATCAGCGAATGAACACCCTATTTACCCAACCGCTGAAAGTGGTCAACGCCGGGCTTCAGAGCTTCGCCAGTAATATTCAAAAAGTGGGTGGTGACGTGACGGCGCTCAGTTGGCAGCCACCCGCTCAGGGCGATGTCGCCGCAGGGTTAGATCTGGCCGCGTTGCTGCGCCATCCGCGGGTTGAGAAGGCGAATCAGATCGCCATGGAGCGTTATCTCAACGCCCAACCGGCTCTTGTCGACGTGATGTTCGCCCACGAAGCGATCCCCGCCATGGCCGAGCGGAAGCTGATTCTGCACTCTGGTCCGCCGATTAGTTGGGAGAACATGTGCGGCCCGGTGAAAGGGGCAATTGTCGGCGCGATGCTGTTTGAAGGCTGGGCCACCAGCCACGAGCAGGCCGAGTGTCTGATTCTGGCGGGCGATATCAGCCTGGAACCCTGCCACCACTACCACGCCGTCGGCCCGATGGCGGGGATCATCAGCCCGTCGATGCCGCTGTGGGTGATTGAGAACAAAACCAACGGCCAGCGGGCTTTCAGTAATTTCAACGAAGGGCTGGGCAAGGTGCTGCGCTTCGGGGCCAATAACGACGAAGTGCTCAATCGCCTGAGCTGGATGCGCGACGAGCTGGCCCCGGCGCTAAAAGCCGCCGTCCACCAACTGGGCGAGCTGGAGCTGAAACCGCTGATGGCGCAGGCGCTGCACATGGGCGATGAGGTTCACAACCGCAACGCCGCGGCGACCGGGCTGCTGATTAAACGTCTGCTGCCCGCCCTGCTGAGCTGCAATCTGCCCCTCGACAATGTGCAACGCGTGGTCGCCTTTATCACCGGCAACGACCACTTCTTCCTCAACCTGTCGATGGCCGCCTGTAAAGCGATGATGGATGCCGCCGCCAACGTACCGTTCAGCTCGATGGTGACGGTGATGGCACGCAACGGCGTGAACTTCGGGATCCGTCTGTCGGGCACGGGTGACCAGTGGTTCCAGGCCCCGGCTAACGCCGTCGAAGGGTTGTTCTTCCCAGGCTACGGCGTGAATGACGCCGCCGCCGATCTGGGCGACAGCGCGATCACTGAAACCGCAGGCGTCGGCGGGTTTGCGATGGCCTCCTCTCCGGCGATTGTGAAATTCGTCGGCGGTACACCGGCTGACGCCACCAATAACAGCCGCCGCATGCAGGCTATCACCCTGGGCGGGAATCCGGCCTTTACCCTGCCCGCACTGAATTTCGCGCCCACCGCCGCCGGGATTGATGCCCGCAAAGTGGCCGACCGCGGCATTCTGCCGGTGATCAACACCGGGATCGCCCATAAACAGGCGGGCGTCGGCCAGATAGGGGCTGGCATCACCACCGCGCCGATGACCTGCTTCGTCGAGGCGATTAGGGTCCTGGCGAAAGAAGTTCAGAACGGAGATAAAGCATGAGTAAGCCTCTGGCTGTGGTCGCCGTCGGCGGCAACGCGCTGATCCAGGACGATCGCCGCAACAGCATTCCCGATCAATATGCCGCGGTGATGGAGAGCGTCACGCACATCACCGACATGGTAGAAGCAGGCTGGGATCTGGTTCTCACCCACGGTAACGGCCCGCAGGTGGGCTTTATCCTGCGCCGCTCCGAGCTGGCAAGCGGTGAAGTTTCGCCGGTGCCACTGGATTACGCCGTCGGCGATACCCAGGGCGCAATCGGCTACATGTTCCAGAAAGCGCTGCACAACGAACTGGCGCGCCGCGGCATTCACAAACCGGTGGTGACGCTGGTCACCCAGACCCTGGTGAGCCAGCACGATGACGCCTTTTCCAACCCGAGCAAACCCATCGGCGCTTTTCTGGATGAAGCCACAGCGCTGGAACGACAGCAGCAGCTGGGCTGGACGCTGATGGAGGACGCCGGACGCGGCTGGCGGCGCACGGTGCCGTCTCCGGCGCCGCTGGAGATCATCGAGCGCGACACCATCGCGCAGCTGGTCCGCCAGGGTTACATCGTCATCGCCTGCGGCGGCGGCGGGATCCCGGTGATCCGCGATGAACATCAGCAGCTGACAGGCGTGGAAGCGGTCATCGACAAAGATCTCGCCTCCGCCCTGCTCGCCAGCCAGCTGGGGGCCGATCTGCTGGTCATCCCGACCGGCGTGGAGAAAGTGGCGATCAATTTTGGCACTCCAGAGCAGCAATGGCTGGATTCACTCGACACCGCTGAAGCGCGAACACTTT
It includes:
- a CDS encoding cysteine hydrolase family protein → MTQHEFHAQPFALPFDPQTTALVMIDMQRDFVEAGGFGEALGNDVSLVRTAIEPCKRVLAAARDQGVLVIHTREGHRADLSDCPAAKLTRGGKTFIGEPGPMGRILVRGEAGHDIIPELYPVAGEPVIDKPGKGAFYQTDLHLILQNHGIKTLIVCGVTTEVCVTTTVREANDRGYECIIPEDCVGSYFPEFQKYALEMIKAQGAIFGWVSDASAIIEGLKG
- the fdrA gene encoding acyl-CoA synthetase FdrA; translation: MNVKHKIFKNLYQDSVSLMQISARISKLPGIQNASVVMGTPTNLDQIRDAGMGDDLPAGPNDLIIAVMGEEAACTEALTLAEERLKSKPDEGQADTKAPDVVSMEMALEQVPDANLALISVPGDYAAAEAIKALNLGMNVMMFSDNVSVEQEKAIKILARERNRIVMGPDCGTAIINGIPLGFANVVKRGEIGVVAASGTGLQEVTCRIDQLGAGISQALGTGGHDLSEHIGGISMLFGLQALAEDESTRVIVLISKPPSQAVAERILELAQSAGKPVVVNFLGADPQTVNRPNVTAATTLAGTADLAVALLNNQPLPETHIESSQAELAMLQQFSQHLSASHQLIRGVFAGGTFCYEAQLICQQNGFTASSNTPVSGNLKLADIWQSSGHTLIDMGDDDFTRGKPHPMIDPTLRNQRLIAEIKDPHTAVVLFDLVLGYGASEAPATELLEQLAHIDKQHAPVLIAHVCGTESDPQQRSRQISALREAGVIIASSNAQAAFWASQVAQIQMQKKEISE
- a CDS encoding DUF1116 domain-containing protein, producing MNTLFTQPLKVVNAGLQSFASNIQKVGGDVTALSWQPPAQGDVAAGLDLAALLRHPRVEKANQIAMERYLNAQPALVDVMFAHEAIPAMAERKLILHSGPPISWENMCGPVKGAIVGAMLFEGWATSHEQAECLILAGDISLEPCHHYHAVGPMAGIISPSMPLWVIENKTNGQRAFSNFNEGLGKVLRFGANNDEVLNRLSWMRDELAPALKAAVHQLGELELKPLMAQALHMGDEVHNRNAAATGLLIKRLLPALLSCNLPLDNVQRVVAFITGNDHFFLNLSMAACKAMMDAAANVPFSSMVTVMARNGVNFGIRLSGTGDQWFQAPANAVEGLFFPGYGVNDAAADLGDSAITETAGVGGFAMASSPAIVKFVGGTPADATNNSRRMQAITLGGNPAFTLPALNFAPTAAGIDARKVADRGILPVINTGIAHKQAGVGQIGAGITTAPMTCFVEAIRVLAKEVQNGDKA
- the arcC gene encoding carbamate kinase, whose amino-acid sequence is MSKPLAVVAVGGNALIQDDRRNSIPDQYAAVMESVTHITDMVEAGWDLVLTHGNGPQVGFILRRSELASGEVSPVPLDYAVGDTQGAIGYMFQKALHNELARRGIHKPVVTLVTQTLVSQHDDAFSNPSKPIGAFLDEATALERQQQLGWTLMEDAGRGWRRTVPSPAPLEIIERDTIAQLVRQGYIVIACGGGGIPVIRDEHQQLTGVEAVIDKDLASALLASQLGADLLVIPTGVEKVAINFGTPEQQWLDSLDTAEARTLLQAGQFGVGSMQPKVEAILDFVTASQQQGKQASGLITSPQAIKAALAHQNGTWITP